A DNA window from Deltaproteobacteria bacterium contains the following coding sequences:
- a CDS encoding sigma-54-dependent Fis family transcriptional regulator yields MREFLQILMEGEGHEVELAATYAQAQQCCRDAQFDLVITDLKLPDGSGLDVLKAVKESQVDAQTIMLTAFATTETAVEAMRLGAYDYQIKPVKVDELSALSTKALEKVQLVRENRELSLELNQRITTDRILGQSSATRALIKMIAKIAPTKSNVLIEGESGTGKELVSRAVHDASTRKTGPFIAINCGAIPESLIEAELFGHVAGAYTGASKARDGLFEAANGGTLLLDEIGELPLSMQVKLLRVLQERRVRRVGDDKERDVDIRLIASTNRDLEEMVGEGAFREDLFYRLNVVRLRVAPLRERAEDIPMLARGFVAKYATDAEKQISGIAPDAMATLCCYPFPGNVRELENSIERAVALAAEEFIQREDLPEKILQKASDPSGDPLEFMEEGVNLEGRLQQIELSFIMEAMRRTGGVKKRAAELLGLSFRSFRYRLQKLNMGEDSENDESD; encoded by the coding sequence ATGAGAGAGTTTCTGCAAATTCTCATGGAAGGCGAAGGCCACGAAGTGGAGCTTGCGGCCACCTACGCTCAAGCTCAACAATGTTGCCGTGATGCCCAATTCGATCTCGTGATTACAGATTTGAAATTGCCGGACGGCTCGGGGCTCGATGTTCTCAAGGCTGTCAAAGAAAGCCAAGTTGATGCCCAAACAATTATGCTCACCGCGTTTGCAACGACTGAGACCGCGGTCGAAGCGATGCGACTTGGGGCTTACGATTATCAAATTAAACCGGTCAAAGTGGATGAACTCTCGGCTCTGAGTACGAAGGCTTTGGAGAAAGTACAGCTGGTTCGTGAGAACCGAGAACTCTCTCTTGAGCTTAACCAGCGAATAACGACCGATAGAATTCTAGGCCAAAGCAGTGCCACCCGTGCATTGATTAAGATGATTGCGAAGATTGCTCCTACAAAATCCAATGTCTTGATTGAAGGTGAAAGTGGCACGGGCAAGGAGCTTGTCTCAAGAGCAGTTCATGACGCCAGTACTCGTAAGACTGGACCTTTTATTGCCATCAACTGCGGAGCGATTCCTGAATCTTTGATCGAGGCAGAGCTCTTTGGCCACGTGGCCGGTGCCTACACGGGGGCTTCTAAAGCTCGCGATGGACTTTTTGAGGCGGCCAATGGAGGCACGCTTCTACTGGATGAAATTGGTGAACTGCCATTGTCCATGCAGGTGAAATTACTTCGTGTGTTACAGGAACGACGGGTTCGGCGCGTGGGAGACGATAAAGAGCGAGACGTGGACATCCGGTTGATAGCTTCAACCAACCGTGACCTCGAGGAAATGGTCGGTGAGGGAGCGTTTCGCGAAGACTTATTTTACAGGCTCAATGTTGTACGCCTAAGGGTTGCCCCTTTACGAGAGCGAGCAGAAGATATCCCGATGCTCGCCCGTGGATTTGTTGCCAAGTATGCTACCGATGCAGAGAAGCAAATCAGTGGAATAGCGCCCGACGCTATGGCTACGCTTTGTTGTTACCCATTTCCGGGTAACGTGCGTGAGCTGGAAAATAGCATTGAACGGGCGGTGGCTTTGGCGGCTGAAGAGTTTATTCAGCGCGAAGATCTGCCAGAGAAAATATTACAAAAAGCCTCTGATCCGTCGGGAGATCCTCTAGAGTTCATGGAAGAAGGTGTGAATCTCGAAGGGCGTCTGCAGCAGATTGAACTTAGCTTCATCATGGAAGCGATGCGCCGAACCGGTGGCGTGAAAAAGCGAGCCGCTGAACTTTTGGGGCTATCGTTTCGAAGCTTTCGCTACCGTTTGCAAAAGTTGAATATGGGCGAGGACTCTGAGAACGATGAGTCTGATTAA
- a CDS encoding GHKL domain-containing protein has product MMGLVQREAALQRRLPWLLVFRAVIATVLLTLNFLADYFEWPQRRTSLLLYAVIIGTYLMVLVVGILLKKGTKPVVLSRLYLFGTVLFALMFVQGTGGIASPFSFLYLLAILDGSIIGGQRAAIALASACSVIYGAQLVLQLYGVATAGLTPIPPVRDFAFQVGVHMGAFYLVGLLSGYLAELLERARLLASTAQQNLARARDLHSAVVESLPLGIIAVNELMEIRTANKAASNILAMPMYQLVGSVVPLSLRGFLTRHESFGEVEVEIAERKVSLALSRCPVQPDDESEDDEHEELTLLVLEDRTEIRILEEDLRIKQRLASIGELAAAMAHELRNPLASMSGSVELLTRYFEEGDDKQLRLSNIVLREVEHLNRLVEEFLIFARPTPPVQTMVDVPGLCREVAEAVSHDPAWERHSLKLELPDRLFVRFDQGQVRRVLWNLLRNAVEASPDGKPVKMIVQEREGMVVIAIVDEGPGIPAELRDEIFEPFKTTKQGGTGLGLSICHRIVSSHGGRIEVYSKPDEGTRMEVVLSARDDLPGDAGGQMTRLGRLPVREEARKISRD; this is encoded by the coding sequence ATGATGGGGTTGGTTCAGCGAGAGGCTGCTTTACAGCGACGCTTACCTTGGCTTCTCGTCTTCAGGGCGGTGATTGCCACCGTTCTTCTTACCCTTAATTTCCTTGCAGATTACTTTGAATGGCCTCAGCGCCGTACGTCTTTATTGCTTTATGCGGTGATCATCGGAACCTACCTCATGGTTCTGGTTGTCGGCATTTTGCTCAAAAAAGGGACGAAGCCTGTTGTGCTGAGCCGGTTGTACCTTTTTGGAACGGTGCTTTTTGCCTTGATGTTCGTTCAGGGTACCGGCGGTATCGCCAGCCCATTTTCGTTTTTGTACCTACTCGCGATTCTCGATGGTTCTATCATTGGGGGGCAGCGCGCAGCCATTGCCTTAGCCTCGGCATGCAGCGTGATCTATGGCGCTCAGTTGGTGCTCCAGCTTTACGGTGTTGCCACAGCGGGCTTAACGCCTATTCCACCCGTAAGAGATTTTGCATTCCAGGTTGGGGTGCATATGGGCGCTTTTTATCTGGTGGGACTTTTGTCGGGCTACCTGGCGGAGCTTTTGGAAAGAGCCAGATTACTGGCAAGTACCGCTCAACAAAACCTTGCTCGAGCGCGTGATTTACACAGCGCGGTGGTAGAGTCGCTTCCACTGGGGATTATTGCAGTCAACGAATTGATGGAAATTCGAACCGCCAATAAAGCAGCTTCGAATATTTTGGCGATGCCCATGTATCAGCTGGTCGGCAGTGTTGTTCCTCTTTCCTTACGCGGATTCTTAACGCGCCATGAGAGTTTTGGTGAAGTTGAAGTTGAAATAGCAGAGCGAAAAGTCTCTCTTGCGCTTAGTCGATGTCCGGTACAACCCGATGATGAGAGCGAAGATGATGAGCACGAAGAACTCACTCTCTTGGTCTTGGAGGACCGTACGGAGATTCGAATTCTGGAAGAAGATTTACGCATTAAACAGCGGCTTGCATCCATTGGGGAATTGGCGGCCGCGATGGCCCATGAGTTGAGAAACCCATTGGCTTCTATGTCGGGTTCGGTTGAGCTTTTAACGCGCTATTTCGAAGAGGGCGACGACAAGCAATTACGGCTTAGCAATATCGTTTTGCGTGAAGTGGAACACCTGAACCGGCTCGTTGAAGAGTTTCTTATTTTTGCGAGACCGACGCCTCCGGTTCAAACGATGGTCGATGTCCCAGGGCTATGCCGAGAGGTGGCGGAAGCTGTATCCCACGATCCGGCTTGGGAACGTCACAGCCTCAAGCTGGAGCTACCCGACCGATTGTTTGTACGCTTTGACCAAGGGCAGGTACGCCGGGTTCTGTGGAATTTACTTCGCAATGCAGTGGAAGCATCACCAGACGGCAAACCTGTGAAAATGATTGTTCAGGAACGTGAGGGTATGGTGGTTATTGCCATCGTGGATGAGGGACCCGGTATTCCTGCAGAGCTAAGAGATGAAATATTTGAACCCTTCAAAACGACGAAGCAAGGCGGTACGGGTTTAGGTTTGAGCATATGCCACAGGATTGTCAGCTCGCACGGCGGCCGAATCGAGGTTTACTCGAAGCCCGATGAGGGGACGCGAATGGAAGTGGTCTTATCTGCTCGTGATGATTTGCCGGGAGATGCCGGCGGACAAATGACACGGTTAGGGCGCTTGCCCGTTCGCGAAGAGGCTAGAAAAATAAGCCGAGATTAA
- a CDS encoding type II secretion system F family protein — protein sequence MAVFIWEAKTRVGETRSGEMEADSSALVTQRLRAQQLQVVKVRKKPTEIIIRMPGATGVEPKDLMVFTRQFATMIDAGLPMVQCLDILGTQMENPDFKKIVIAVKQSVESGSTLADALRKHPKVFNRLFVNLVEAGETGGILDTILNRLAEYIEKNAKLVKQVKGAMIYPSLVLGVSLLVTLVLLIYVIPVFQNMFEDFGQALPGMTQVVVDMSEWTRDNTFLIFGTLIGGSAAAYSFIKSKQGRRLFDEFALQAPIFGPLVKKVSVAKFTRTMGTMLASGVPILEALDIVAGTAGNVVIESGLQTVRARISEGKAMAQSLGEMKVFPTMVVQMIAVGESTGAMDTMLNKIADFYDDEVDDAIGTMMSLLEPAIMAFLAVLLGGLVISMYLPVFSMAGSIGS from the coding sequence ATGGCAGTTTTCATCTGGGAAGCCAAAACGAGAGTCGGGGAAACCCGTTCCGGCGAAATGGAAGCCGATTCCTCAGCCCTGGTTACACAGCGGTTGCGTGCGCAACAGCTTCAAGTTGTGAAGGTTCGCAAAAAACCGACCGAAATCATTATCAGGATGCCAGGTGCCACAGGTGTTGAACCCAAAGACCTGATGGTTTTTACGCGTCAGTTCGCCACCATGATTGATGCCGGACTCCCGATGGTTCAATGTCTAGATATTTTGGGCACTCAGATGGAGAACCCAGACTTCAAGAAAATCGTCATCGCGGTAAAGCAATCGGTTGAATCCGGTTCGACACTGGCCGATGCATTGCGCAAACACCCCAAGGTATTCAACCGCCTCTTCGTGAACTTGGTTGAAGCCGGTGAGACCGGTGGTATTCTCGATACGATTTTGAACCGACTTGCAGAGTACATTGAAAAAAATGCGAAGCTTGTAAAGCAAGTCAAAGGGGCAATGATCTATCCCTCATTGGTCCTGGGCGTGTCGCTTCTGGTGACACTGGTTCTCTTGATCTATGTTATCCCGGTTTTCCAAAACATGTTCGAGGATTTCGGGCAGGCATTGCCGGGCATGACTCAAGTAGTTGTCGATATGAGTGAGTGGACCCGTGATAATACATTCTTGATTTTTGGTACCCTCATTGGTGGTTCTGCGGCAGCCTATTCTTTTATTAAGAGCAAACAGGGACGGCGACTCTTTGATGAGTTTGCCCTGCAGGCACCTATTTTCGGGCCTCTTGTTAAGAAAGTCTCGGTCGCTAAATTTACGCGAACGATGGGAACGATGCTTGCGTCGGGTGTACCCATTTTAGAAGCACTTGATATTGTAGCCGGTACCGCCGGAAATGTTGTGATTGAGAGCGGACTGCAAACGGTTCGTGCTCGAATCAGTGAGGGTAAGGCTATGGCGCAATCATTGGGCGAGATGAAAGTCTTTCCCACGATGGTTGTGCAAATGATTGCAGTTGGTGAATCGACCGGTGCGATGGATACAATGCTTAATAAAATTGCAGATTTCTACGATGATGAAGTCGATGACGCGATCGGTACGATGATGAGTCTCCTAGAACCTGCCATCATGGCATTTCTTGCGGTCTTACTCGGTGGACTTGTTATTTCGATGTACCTGCCTGTTTTCTCCATGGCCGGTTCAATTGGTTCTTAA
- a CDS encoding type IV pilus twitching motility protein PilT, which translates to MGEELTDSSSNGLNLHALLRAMMDYEASDLHITTGSPPQLRIDGALTPLKTEALRPGDTQRLCFSVLSEEQREKFEEEKELDFSFGLKNMARFRANFFMQRGAVAAAIRKIPFEVPTMKELGIPDSMRQLGRRSSGLVLVTGPTGSGKSTTLASVIHMLNTERRGHIITIEDPIEYLHPHKMCLINQREVGHDTAGFKEALKYVLRQDPDIILIGEMRDLETIEAALTLSETGHLVFATLHTNSSVQTINRIINVFPTYQRLHVRAQLSFVLQGVMSQQLLPKIGGGRVLATEVMVTNAAVRNLIREEKIHQIYSHIQVGGAKYGTQTMNQCLYDLIQNKTVLAEDALSRSPNFEELERMLR; encoded by the coding sequence ATGGGCGAGGAACTTACGGATAGTTCAAGCAATGGTTTGAACCTGCACGCTCTTTTAAGAGCTATGATGGATTATGAAGCCAGTGACCTTCATATCACCACAGGCTCGCCACCTCAGCTGCGTATTGATGGGGCGTTGACTCCATTAAAAACAGAAGCTCTTCGGCCTGGTGACACCCAGCGCCTGTGTTTTTCGGTTCTTTCTGAAGAGCAACGTGAGAAATTCGAAGAGGAAAAAGAACTCGATTTTTCTTTTGGTTTGAAGAACATGGCGAGATTTAGAGCCAACTTCTTCATGCAAAGAGGAGCCGTTGCTGCCGCCATTCGTAAAATTCCGTTTGAAGTCCCAACCATGAAAGAGCTGGGTATCCCTGACTCGATGCGACAGTTGGGCAGGCGCTCATCAGGTTTGGTACTCGTTACTGGGCCCACGGGCTCCGGAAAATCCACGACTCTGGCTTCGGTGATTCACATGCTCAATACTGAGCGGCGTGGTCACATCATCACGATTGAAGACCCCATAGAGTATTTGCATCCGCATAAGATGTGCCTCATCAACCAGCGCGAAGTTGGGCACGATACGGCAGGCTTTAAGGAAGCGCTCAAGTATGTTCTGCGCCAAGATCCCGATATTATTCTCATCGGGGAGATGCGCGACCTGGAAACCATTGAGGCAGCTTTGACGCTCAGTGAAACAGGGCACTTGGTTTTCGCGACCCTGCACACCAATTCATCGGTGCAGACTATCAATCGAATTATTAATGTATTCCCCACATATCAACGCCTTCATGTGCGAGCGCAGCTCTCATTTGTCCTACAAGGCGTGATGAGTCAGCAACTTTTGCCCAAGATTGGCGGAGGTCGAGTCCTGGCAACAGAGGTCATGGTGACCAATGCTGCGGTGCGAAATCTCATCCGTGAAGAGAAAATTCATCAAATTTATTCACACATTCAAGTGGGTGGGGCAAAATATGGAACACAGACGATGAATCAATGTCTTTACGATTTGATTCAAAACAAAACAGTTCTCGCGGAGGACGCGTTATCGCGCAGTCCCAACTTCGAGGAACTGGAACGGATGCTGCGGTAA
- the pilB gene encoding type IV-A pilus assembly ATPase PilB, with the protein MAGLGELLVRESMISVEQLQEAQSETRRSGVRLGASLVKLGMLEEGKLLEFLSRQYHVPSINLDDFEIDPDVIKLLPQDVAIKHQVVPVHKAGPSLVVAMADPSNIFAIDDIKFLSGYNVEVVVANESQVARAIERYYLGNVAMSLDAVMREFDEEEIEFDVDENSIDVSDLERSAEDAPVVKLVNLILIDAIKKGVSDIHVESYEKTFRVRYRIDGALYEVMSPPPKLRDAVISRLKIMSSLDIAERRLPQDGRIKLKLGKGREMDFRVSVLPTLFGEKVVLRLLDKSNLQLDMTKLGFEQDSLDSFLHGIHQPYGMVLVTGPTGSGKTTTLYSALSELNQTTENISTAEDPVEFNLNGINQVQMHDDIGLNFASALRSFLRQDPDIIMVGEIRDFETAEIAIKAALTGHLVLSTLHTNDAPSTVSRLLNMGVEPFLITASLNAVVAQRLCRKICSDCKVEVTVNPQTLVDLQMSPAQIEGAKIQRGEGCHTCSETGYKGRVAVYEVMTMHDELKEMLLNGASTAELKSEAVRMGMRTLRQSAVRKMLEGMTTADEVARVSAAD; encoded by the coding sequence ATGGCGGGTTTAGGAGAACTGCTGGTTCGCGAAAGCATGATCAGCGTTGAACAACTGCAAGAAGCGCAGTCTGAAACACGTCGCTCTGGAGTTCGCCTCGGAGCCTCGCTGGTCAAACTGGGAATGCTTGAGGAGGGTAAACTTCTAGAGTTTCTCTCGCGTCAGTATCATGTACCTTCGATCAATCTTGACGACTTTGAAATTGATCCTGATGTGATCAAGCTTTTGCCCCAAGATGTGGCGATTAAGCACCAAGTCGTTCCGGTGCATAAGGCAGGTCCTTCGCTGGTTGTAGCGATGGCAGATCCATCCAATATTTTCGCAATCGACGATATCAAATTCTTGAGCGGCTACAACGTAGAGGTTGTGGTTGCCAACGAAAGCCAAGTAGCACGTGCCATTGAGCGGTATTACCTTGGCAACGTCGCGATGTCGCTTGACGCGGTGATGCGAGAATTTGATGAAGAAGAAATCGAATTCGATGTTGATGAAAATTCAATTGATGTTAGCGATTTAGAACGGAGTGCTGAAGATGCACCGGTCGTAAAACTCGTTAACTTGATTCTCATTGATGCTATCAAAAAGGGCGTTTCTGATATTCACGTTGAATCTTACGAGAAAACATTTCGTGTGCGTTACCGCATTGATGGTGCGCTTTATGAGGTGATGAGTCCGCCACCGAAGCTACGTGATGCGGTTATTTCGAGACTTAAAATTATGAGTTCGCTGGACATCGCCGAACGACGTTTACCTCAAGATGGTCGTATCAAGCTCAAGCTTGGTAAGGGCCGCGAGATGGACTTTCGGGTTTCCGTGCTACCGACGCTTTTTGGCGAAAAGGTTGTTTTACGACTCCTAGACAAGAGCAATCTGCAGCTGGATATGACTAAGCTTGGTTTTGAGCAAGATTCGCTGGATTCTTTTCTGCACGGTATTCACCAGCCTTACGGAATGGTTTTGGTCACGGGGCCGACGGGAAGCGGTAAAACGACGACTTTGTATTCGGCCCTTTCAGAGCTTAACCAAACAACTGAAAACATCTCGACTGCAGAAGATCCCGTGGAATTTAACTTAAACGGGATCAATCAGGTGCAGATGCACGATGATATCGGCTTGAACTTTGCGTCAGCGCTGCGTTCCTTTCTGCGACAAGATCCAGACATCATCATGGTTGGTGAGATTCGAGACTTTGAGACGGCTGAGATCGCGATTAAAGCGGCGCTTACGGGTCACTTGGTTTTATCAACGCTTCACACCAATGATGCGCCATCTACTGTTTCTCGATTATTAAATATGGGTGTTGAGCCGTTTTTGATTACCGCCAGTTTGAATGCGGTTGTGGCTCAACGACTCTGCCGAAAGATCTGCAGTGACTGCAAGGTCGAGGTAACCGTTAATCCGCAAACGCTGGTCGATTTGCAAATGAGCCCCGCCCAAATTGAAGGCGCGAAAATTCAACGGGGAGAAGGTTGTCACACGTGCTCAGAAACTGGTTACAAAGGACGGGTTGCTGTTTACGAAGTGATGACCATGCACGACGAACTCAAAGAGATGCTTCTGAATGGAGCTTCGACGGCGGAACTAAAATCCGAAGCCGTTCGTATGGGCATGCGTACCTTACGACAGTCAGCCGTTCGGAAAATGCTTGAAGGCATGACGACGGCGGATGAAGTCGCGCGCGTGTCGGCTGCCGATTAA